The genomic segment TTTgtgcttctttaaatttttaatatctgtataAGAATTTCCACATAATTCGCAGATAAATGGTCTTTCTcctgaaaaacaattttaaaagtttaaaacttcAATATTTAAAACCTGTTAGCTAAGACACAAATATCAGTGTTTATGAACACAAggcaaatattattatattatttaaatttggtTTCAAATTACCACTTTAATAACTTTGTTATAATATAGTGACATGAAAAATTCTACACACATAGGCACTCCTTTACTGTGTACAAAGCATCCCTATTTCAGGGAAAACTGAGCATTTTCATTAACAGAAATTTGTTTGCAAACTAAAAAAATAACTTACTCTTTTATTTCTATCAGACATAGAGTGAGTGTCAATTATATGCCAGTCCCTGCTAAGAGCTAGGGGGAAAATAAGGATAACTATGGCTTTTGCTCTCAGGTActttacaaattagaaaatccttaaaaataattGACAGCATGTTACAATATTATAATTCTTTCAAAGTAAGAACTATTCAGTGCTTTATACTGTAAACTAAGGAGCATGAGAATATAGACATTACCAGTAAATTTATTAAATctctattaagaaaaataaataaataaacctttacTAAGTACTCATACTATTCCAGGTAGGAATTATGAGgaggaacttttaaaaagaaaaagtcagaagAGTACACTTTCAAACTggcattttcctttgtttttaacattttttacattcattattttcttcatatttatacaCTACTTTTTACAATAAACATGTCAGTATTAAAATTTACTCTTAAAACTTGCATACTAAACATTGTTTAATAAGAAAATCTCATGTTATTTTGGTATTACCTActccttttcatttcttggtAAATCTGTGCAATTTAATCCGAATCATCTAAAAACTACTGATTATCtggcatatttcttggaaaacCTATACAATTCTTTACTAAATTTAATTCACActccaaattattaaaaaataagcaagtaaGAAGTTGGtatttatatactaaaatattgcTATAGGTAGAGTATGATTAGATACCATATAGTCCACAATGGTTTAAAAGTCAAGGTTTacataaagagaaattaagagagaacaaaaaataatacGTTCTCCCTAAACACAGACCTGTATGGGATCGAAAGTGTTTGTTGAGCTCTCCTGAGGAAATAAAACTTTTCCCACAAATACCACATATGTATGGTTTTTCACctagatggaaaataaaagataGCGAAGTGGTATACTATACCAATATAATATTTATCAGTTACAAATAATCTAAAGTAatctattctaaaatatttaaattaaaacctCTCTATGTTGTATTTTAGAGGTATTTTCAGTGATCCAACTTAAATGAATATGAGTAATTATTTCATACTGTTCACGTAACCTGATACTCTTCATATATTAAAACTTCATTCCTGCAAATGTCTCTTCTAGTGGAGATGAGCTGGGTAAGGAGTCAATTTTTATATGATTAAGAACATGTAAATTCATCAATCCATATTTCTATTCTTGCTATCTATATTATTAAAGGAGAATAAGAGCATTTAGGGAAGATTCTTTTAAACAATGTAccctaaaaaaaaatgagaatcttTGACCAATACAGGTTGCTTCAAAACTGGTATTTTGCATTTGAATTATGTTTGATTTGTAAATCTCAGAATGTTTGTGTAGGAAAGGTCCTAAGAAGTTATAAAATCACTGTTCTACCCAAACCCAACCTCTATCCCTTAACTTCACTCCACAattttatttatccaaaagaCTTAAACCTTCAAGAGGCtaaaaaagttttctaaagtcataaaacatgtctcaagtttatatattcttaaaattatctCACTGATTTTAATGTGTAACTTACATGATAAAAAAATTTCACCCACCTTGTATTATTCTAGAAGATAAGCTTTTATATCTAATATGTATGTGAAAATCATAAAGCTTCAAGTACAAATATCTAACTACAAAGTCTATAATATACTCTCTATAAAACCCtaattccctttttcttttatttataccGTTCCTTATTTTAAGCAGTCTCTCCCTATCAAAATCTTACCTGTATGTTTTCGAGAATGAGTGATAAGAGAACTAGAGACAGCAAATGCCTTCCCACAGGTATCACACACataaggtttttctccagtatgccTACGGACGTGATAGGTCAGGGTGCTGGCTTGGGCAAATCTCTGTCCACACCTATCACAGACATATGGCTTCTCTCCACTATGCTTCCTGTTAGTAAATGAAGTTAAGTAAGTAAAACAATTTGTAGGTCAATCTATACAGCTATcatttttcatatcatttttcatacagcattttactttatttcatcttAACAGGCtaagattatatatttaaaatcaatagtTCTTTCAGTGTAAACActgtcaaaataaattttttagttATTATCAAAACGTTAGTTCTCAgatcagttcaaaatattttgccaTCATCTTTATATGGTTGTCAGTGGGCCCctaatactgtaggcaattatttTCACTAGTCTATTCACTCGTCCAAATTCTTTCCTTAAACCACCAGTACCTCCTCACCCACCCTCTCAGCTCACATCCCTGCTTCCTATCTcactgagaaaaatttaaataatcagaAGAAAATTTCTACCATCGCAACTCTCCACCTATAGCCACTTGTACCTATATAATTTGCTTTCCCTCTGGTCAACTATTACATGAGGGTGACAGTTCATCTGAATCCAACAACTCCCATTTGAATATTGGAGATCCTACTCAATGACTTCATGCCTACAATTTCCCCCATCCTACATTATCCATTTTTCTCACTCTATTGGATCACAGCAGCATACAAATATACTGATATGTctccatcttaaaaaataaaaaaaagaccctCAATCCCACTTGTTCCtccatttctctgcttccctttATCAAAAACTTGAGACTCTAACTGTTCTCCCATTTCTTCTCTACTAGCTTCTGCTAACTCGCTTTTGTCAAGAGTACTGCTGACCTCCCACTTTGCTAAATTCAAATCAATTCTCAGTCTTCATCTCCCTATCACAGAATTTTACGTAGCTGATCCCTCCCTTCTGGAATAATTTCCTTCACTTGGATTCCAGGACAGCCCACTTTCTAAGTTTTCCTCCTATACCAGCTGCTCCTTTCTAGTCATCTTTGCTGGTTCTCACCCATCTCTCAGAACTTGTAAAGTTAGAGTGCTTCAAGACTCAGTCTTTTGATCTCTTTTCTATCCACATTCACTCTCTTGGTGACCTCATTCAGTGTTACAGCTTCAAATACTATCCATATTCTGATGACTGCCAAATTTATATCTTCAGCTTGAACCAGTCCCAGAACTCCAGACTAACTAATTATCTATTGCACATCTCTATTCAGAAGTATAACAGTCACCTCAAATTTAACATGTTCACAGAACTGTACTCCTAAATTCCTGCACTACCACTTAAATTGCTCTATGCACAAGACTTCTCCAGTTCAGTTAATGGCAACTCAACTTTTAGGTGCTCAGGCCCAAAACTTCACAATCATCTTTGACTCTTTCTCAGATCTCACAATCTGTCTGCAAATTCTGTTAgttttaccttaaaaatattgTCTATCCAGAATCCGACTACTAATCTCACTGTTGTTACCCTAGCCTGAGCCATCATCACTCTTGCTTGGGTTTTATCTGTAGATTCATAACTGTTCACTCTTGCAACCCTAAAGTCTTTTCCTAttatagcagccagagtgatcctcttaaaatacattttggacCATTCTGATCTTATTTCTGGAGCAGTCTGATGTTGTTTTCTAGCAGTTTTCCCTACTTGCTTATTCCCCTCCAACCATCATGGTTTCCTCGTGGTTCCTTGAATGTGCTAAGAATACTGTTTGGAGCAACTACAATTAGAACTCTGCTGTCCTGAATTCTAATACAGAGTAGTCTATTCATAAGACTATGgttattaacagaataaaagatcAAACAactcctgtttttgtttttttaccttgCATGAATCTTGAGATTGCTAGAAGTTGCAAATTGTAAATTGCATACATCACATTTATAGGGTTTTTCCTCACCATGATGCATGCGACTATGGAAGACTAGCTGGCATTTCTGAGCAAATCCTTTATCACACAATTCACATTTGTATGGCTTCTCACCTAAaggaacaagtaaataaaatttatatttagaagaaaatattctgttttagTTGCTTAAGTAATTATCAGCATTCAAAAGAGTTCATCAACAGTACTAGTTTTGGTattcagaaaatgttaaaaaaaaaaaaaatgttaactgctGAAGTAAAAGCAAATAGGATTTCTTTCCAGACTACTGAAAACACCagtagaattaaaagaaattagtGTTTGTTAATTCATAATAGTGAAAGATGATCAATGAGATACACACATACTGCATCTTAAAAAGTACAAATCTAAGTGTACCAATGGGTGCTAATACTTTACCACCAGAAAGGACATGCAAAATAAGGGTAAATGTTGAAGCTGAGACAATGTTTATGTGTAATTCTAATAAACATATTCATAAGTCAACAAAGTCTACAAGGTATATAATGAGAAATGTTGGCAATATCTGAAAACTGGCCTGAGTTGTAATTACTTTATCAGTTTTAATATCTTTGTCTCTGTTAAGTATTTGGGAAGCTAGAAccaaatttatgtttattttgaggGAAAATGGTATAAGGAGCTGATGAATTAGGACTTAAAATATCagttataataaaacaaatggcCATTAAGTAGTTGGTtgcaattaaaagtaaattttcaatAGTCTgtccaggcatggtagctcacacctgtaatggcAGCACTTTGGGGGAggacaaagtgggaggatcacttgagaccaggcctgggcaacacagcaaggcccccatctctacaaagaaatttttttaaaaaggccagcatggtgacgcatgcctgtaatcccagctactcagctggctgaggtgggaggatcgcttgagcccaggagttcgaggttacactgagctatgattataccactgcactccagtccagcctgggcaacacagtaagaccctgtctctaaaaaaaaaaaaaaaaaaattgaacagtcTAACACTGCTAAATACTTTTATGAATAGACTAATATACAAAATTTTGGTGACAAGTAGTATGTGataatatattctatataaaaaaatttagacacagtataaaaataattatattgccTCACAAACCAGTCTTACCTGTATGAGTTCTTACATGCGTTTTCAGCTGGTTACACTGGGTAAATGCCTTTCCACACAAGTGGCAGACATAAGGTTTGACTCCTTTATGTATTCTCATGTGCCTTCTCAAGCTGCTGGCTTCTGAAAACACTTTCCCACACGTGTTACACATTGGCTTGGCCTTGGAATACCTCTGATCCAGCTCTTCCCCAGAGTTCTCCAACTCATAAGGACTCTTGACACTGGCTATATTAGACATAGAGTGTTCTTTCAGAGCACAGTTTGGCTGTGATTTTCCTCGTTTCCGTTTCACTGTAACAGTTTGCACAATATCTTGTGCTGGAAAAGTATTTTCCATAACTGATGTCAACTCGAGTTCtgaattatcatttctttgtgtaactTGTTCTACTAAGGGTGTGGACAATTTATTTGTATCTAAGAATAATTCAACAGATGCATTCTCTAAAATGTCACTGGGATATTGTACTGTTTTATTCTGCCCTGTTTTTTGGGAGTTgaaagacttctttttctttttactttgagaCGACTTCTTTGCTAAAGCTCCTTGTTTAGGATTTGCCTGAACTAAATCTGTAGATACTTCTGATTTCTCCCGATTGTTGTAATCTCGTAGAGTAAGAAGACAAGTCTGTTGATTCAATTCAATGTTTCCAGTAATACTAGATAACTCTGTAGAAGAGGGATtagcaataaaagcaaaatcttccatctttattttacatttagtgACCACCTCTTCCACTTTGAGATAGTCAGCAGCCTGATGAATTTCTTTAACATTCCAACTGTAAGGAAACAAGGCTAAATGACAATATTCTGatcaaagaaaatttttgaaacacAGCTGCAATATACTTCAGTGTCTTTTAAAGACCTAATGAAGCAGAATGCTGAAAAAGGtgtaagagaaaaacatttgtataATTAATTCATTCAGAATAATGTTCAGATAAAAATCTCCAATTTTACAGAActtgaaaagatgaaaaatagcTATTCACAGCTGTCAATGGACCAGTACagaaaaatcaaatgttaaattttctggCTGTTTTAAAGAAAACCTTAGAACACAAAAATAGCTGCTGGCAACTCACTGCCTCCTCCTGTTCACCGTGGGGCCTCTTCAGATAGCAGCCAACTTTCCTGGATTGGCAACAGGAAGAGTAATAAAACTTGTTTCCTACTATCTTCCCCTGCTCCCTTGTGAGGGACTTTaagtttctcaaactttactgtGCATGTGAATCATACAGGGAGCTTGTTAAATGTAGACCCAGATTCAGGAAGTCTGTGATGGGACctcagattctgcatttctagtaCACTCCctggtgatgccaatgctgctgggttagggttagggttagtgttagggttcgggtcactTGGAGGAACAAGGTTTTAGAATGTGTTAAGCTCTTTCTAGCAACCCTGCCACCTTTTTTAGTGACACTCAACCCAAGTAAGCTGGAGAGTTTGTCATTAGatttatatagaaaagatttAAGCCACCATGTTCAACATTCTAGTCAaggtttactgagcatctaccatgGGTAGTATTAAAGAGACattacaaaataacaaaatgaaaaataaaataaaaaataaaaaaaaagaaacaacaaataatCACTGCCCTTCAGAAGTTTACAATGTGGTGAAAGGTTTGTTTTAATCCAGCAGTGGCTCTGGCATTACTAGCTGAATTAATTGGGATAAGTCTGCATCTTTAGGGGCTTCAATGTTCTTGGCTGTATAATTAGAGAGTTTGGTTGGTATTCATACTAAAAATATGACCCTTTTAATTATGTGAGGatggaaatacacacacacacacacacacacacacacacacacacccacccttCCAGTAATGTTCCTATTTgccattttcaaatattgtttagTTCTCTAGGAAGATGGTATCTTTTCCCTCTTTATTGTAAGCCAGAAACATGTTTATATAGTACTGgtaatactgtttttaaaaaaggactaaAATTTGAAGTGAAATTAAAAACTAGTGTCAAGAATCTCTAAGATCTCTAAAAGTAGCCATGTTCTCATCATCTTCTAATTAAACCTGCTTTGACTCAAGTGCCACCTCTATGTTTTCTCTTATTCAATTTAGCATTACAATGGATTTTcaaaaattgtcttttattataaacttaattatttttcaactCATTATAGATTTATATAAAAACCCTGACCACCTACTTGGAGAATATTTCATTCTCTGGGAAAATCCATCCCAAATTcctaaatatattacaaataaactTTTAGTATATAATCTGTTTCAGTCTTTCCCCTAGATGAGAAAAGCTACCTAAGACATTCTTTTTGGCcctgcgcggtggctcacgcctgtaatcctagcactctgggaggccgaggcaggtggattgtttgacctcaggagttcgagaccagcctgagcaagagggagaccctgtctctactaaaaatagaaagaaattatatggacagctaaaaatatatatagaaaaattagccaggcatggtggtgcatgcctgtagtcccagctacttaggaggctgagatagaaggatcacttgagcccaggagtttgaggttgctgtgagctaggtgacaccacggcactctagcctaggcaacagagtgagactctgtctcaaaaaaaaaaaaaaaaaaaagagacattcttTTCTTACAGCTCTtggctgtaatttttaaaatatacaatgaatgATTTTTGTGATCAAGTTAATTCTCTATTTGCAAAGAAACAGCACAAATTccccaaatataaaaacaatcttATCCTCCttttatacaaaatgttttatacatatatacagcaTCATCATTTCTTCTTAggcatttttattgattttgtcacataatttattaaaaagtataataaatgagTGATACTAGAATGAAAATCGAATTTATTCTACCACTATGTGTAACTAAAAAAGATCTTTTGGTCTCAAATTATAATTGTGCTTAATGCTCCAGAAAATGAACCACCAAACAGATAATAAGGTCAGGTAGCCTTTGGGACCAATATAAACTAGCATTAAGTGATACACTAATTGTAcaatattaaaatagtaattcaTACAAACTATGTATTTCATAGTCTATAATCTCAGTCAGTTAAGAGAACCAATCAGCATTTGTTTACGTCAGTAATTGATCTGCTTTTGTTTGTAAGTATTAAGTCGCAGTGTTTCCGAACTTGCTTTCATCTTTTGAACAGCCACAGGTCATTTAATTACATATTGACAGGTATATAGCTAAATGGTTTACAAGATTAGTTCATTTAATCATCAGGACATGCCTACGAAACCtattataatcctcattttacattcaaatgaaaaatcagagatccaaagaaattaagtaacttgtccaagatcacagagcaTTAGAACCAAGGTAGTCTGGCACCAGAGCCTACTTAATTCTATTATTCTGCCTGTTTTCTTAATCACTAAGTTGTAAGCCTTTCTATTTTAGTATAAGTCCTCTCTTACATTTCTGGCTGGGCTCAAAGAATTAGCTCCCCAGCTCCTCAGGAAAGATATGTACCAGAAAAGATTGAACAAAATATCTGGCTCTTCTTTACACTGGTTCTTCGCATGAAGGCTCAAAGAAAGGTGCTCTGTTCTGGGTTCAAAtcaatttaagatttttctctggtATAGttaattgagaaaagaaaaccattaaaTTGAAGGTCAGCCAAAATTCACTagtcttgttattttttattaaatagtctAAATTTTAAGATCAGAGATGTCTGCATAGTCAACTATTTagcaaatttaaataatttattatgtgaGATTAATCTGTGACATTATTCCTTTAATCAACTTATACAGAAGTGACTCACTTGAAGATTTCATTAtactaacttaaaaataattccagaacAGCATGAATGTTTCCTTTTCAAAAGGATTAAGTAGCACCCTGATTCTAGTTTTTTAAACAAGTTTATTTCCATGATAAGCTACAATATAAAAAGGAGGGAAGGATTTTGCTTAATGTGTACGTGCCTATCTCCATAGAGATCATCTGgaaaacaatgaatgaaaatatataaaaatgttaatagcgGTTATCAGTGGGTGGCAGAATTTCaagtgttctcattttttttttctaatttttctccaaGAAAAGTGCAATTAAagggggaagagaggggagggtagagaaga from the Eulemur rufifrons isolate Redbay chromosome 7, OSU_ERuf_1, whole genome shotgun sequence genome contains:
- the MYNN gene encoding myoneurin isoform X2; amino-acid sequence: MTEPDVTPRWRKKGEAERSAVTSSQDGGQRVKKLCSPLGCYRSRVKVHSDIKMQYSHHCEHLLERLNKQREAGFLCDCTIVIGEFQFKAHRNVLASFSEYFGAIYRSTSENNVFLDQSQVKADGFQKLLEFIYTGTLNLDSWNVKEIHQAADYLKVEEVVTKCKIKMEDFAFIANPSSTELSSITGNIELNQQTCLLTLRDYNNREKSEVSTDLVQANPKQGALAKKSSQSKKKKKSFNSQKTGQNKTVQYPSDILENASVELFLDTNKLSTPLVEQVTQRNDNSELELTSVMENTFPAQDIVQTVTVKRKRGKSQPNCALKEHSMSNIASVKSPYELENSGEELDQRYSKAKPMCNTCGKVFSEASSLRRHMRIHKGVKPYVCHLCGKAFTQCNQLKTHVRTHTGEKPYKCELCDKGFAQKCQLVFHSRMHHGEEKPYKCDVCNLQFATSSNLKIHARKHSGEKPYVCDRCGQRFAQASTLTYHVRRHTGEKPYVCDTCGKAFAVSSSLITHSRKHTGERPFICELCGNSYTDIKNLKKHKTKVHSGADKTLDSSVEDHTVSEQDSIQKSPLSETMDVKPSDVTLPLALPLGTEDHHMLLPVTDNQSPISDTLLRSTVNGYSEPQLIFLQQLY
- the MYNN gene encoding myoneurin isoform X1 — translated: MTEPDVTPRWRKKGEAERSAVTSSQDGGQRVKKLCSPLGCYRSRVKVHSDIKMQYSHHCEHLLERLNKQREAGFLCDCTIVIGEFQFKAHRNVLASFSEYFGAIYRSTSENNVFLDQSQVKADGFQKLLEFIYTGTLNLDSWNVKEIHQAADYLKVEEVVTKCKIKMEDFAFIANPSSTELSSITGNIELNQQTCLLTLRDYNNREKSEVSTDLVQANPKQGALAKKSSQSKKKKKSFNSQKTGQNKTVQYPSDILENASVELFLDTNKLSTPLVEQVTQRNDNSELELTSVMENTFPAQDIVQTVTVKRKRGKSQPNCALKEHSMSNIASVKSPYELENSGEELDQRYSKAKPMCNTCGKVFSEASSLRRHMRIHKGVKPYVCHLCGKAFTQCNQLKTHVRTHTGEKPYKCELCDKGFAQKCQLVFHSRMHHGEEKPYKCDVCNLQFATSSNLKIHARKHSGEKPYVCDRCGQRFAQASTLTYHVRRHTGEKPYVCDTCGKAFAVSSSLITHSRKHTGEKPYICGICGKSFISSGELNKHFRSHTGERPFICELCGNSYTDIKNLKKHKTKVHSGADKTLDSSVEDHTVSEQDSIQKSPLSETMDVKPSDVTLPLALPLGTEDHHMLLPVTDNQSPISDTLLRSTVNGYSEPQLIFLQQLY